The Paenibacillus mucilaginosus 3016 genome includes the window ACTCTTCCCCGGACACGGCCTGGAAGCGGACCCGGTCCCCCGGCTGCAGCAGGCTCGCGGGGGTTCGCTCCGCATCGAAGAGCCTCAGCGGCGTGCGGCCGATTAGCTGCCAGCCGCCCGGGCTGTCGACCGGGTAGATTCCGGTCTGCAAGCCGGCGATGCCGATCGAACCGGCCGGCACGAGCGCCCGGGGCTGGGCAAGCCGGGGAGCCGCCAGCGGCGAAGGCAGCCCGCCGAGATAGGGGAAGCCGGGCAGGAACCCGATGAGGTGGACGGTGTAGACCGCCGAGCAGTACAGCTCCACGGCCCCTTCCGGGGTCAGCCCGGTCCGGCCCGCCACCTGCACCAGATCGGGGCCGGCTTCCCCGCCGAAGAGGGCCGGAACGACGACCGTCCTCCCCGGCTGGCCGCCCGCTTCCTGCTCCTGCTCCAGACCCGAGAGAGCCTCCCGGATCCAGGCGCACACCCACGCATAGGGAGTCCCTTCGTTACCGGTATCTCCATCCGCCGGAGCCTTGCCCCCCGTGTAATCCATCTCCGCCAGGCTGTCTTCAAGCAGACGCTCCCCAAGCGTCCCGGACCCAGCGTCTGCGGACACCGGGCGCCCGGACTTCGGGTCCCCGCTCCCCTGCATCTGCGCGTACACCAGCCAAGGGTCGTAGAAGACCGTGATCGACGTATAGGCCCGGACCCATTCGGTCACCCAGGCGGGTGCGGAGGCCTTCAGCCGGGCCTCCGCTAGGTCCAGCCTCCGCAGGCTCCGCTCCCCCGCTTCTCCGGGCCAGCGGACCACCGCAGCGGATTCCCCCAGCGGGTACAGCTCATACGTCTCCTGTTCCGGCAGCCCGTTAAGCCCATCCCCCATCAACTCAGAATCCCTGCTTCTTCAGCCACGTTCCGCAGAGCTGCGTCCACGTATGCGCCTCGGGGTGATCTTCCGCAAGCCCGAGGCCGTGGCGTCCGCTCTCGTACACGTGAAGCTCAAACGGAACCTTGCTGCGGCTCAGCGCCGAGGCGAAGAAGAGCGCATTCTCCACCGGCACCGCGCCGTCATCCGCCGTATGCCAGAGGAACGTCGGCGGCGTATTTTCGTTTACCTGCCGCTCGGAGGACATCAGGGTGACGAGTTCTTCCGGCGCTCCCTCGCCGAGCAGGTTCATCTTGGACCCCTCATGGGTATATGGACCGAATGTAATGACCGGATAGCAGAGCACGAGCAGGTCCGGGCGGCAGCTCTGCCGCTCCACCGGATCCGCCGACTCCGGGTTCCCCGCGTCATAATGCGTTCCCGCCGAAGAAGCCAGATGGCCTCCCGCCGAGAAGCCTAGAATGCCGACCCGTGCCGGGTCAATGTTCCACTCGGCCGCGCGGTGACGGACAGTGCGGATCGCCCGCTGGGCATCGGACAGCGGGTGCGGATGCTGGTAAGGGGCTACCCGGTAGTGGACCACGAACGCCGAGATCCCGAGCCCGTTCAGCCACAGGGCCACCGGATCCCCTTCATGGGCGGCCCTGCGGGCGTAGCCTCCTCCGGGACACACGATCACCGCCGGCTTGACGCCCGGCCCCTCGGCCAAATACGGCACCAGCGTCGGCTTGTCCTCCGCCTCTTCCCCCAATGCACCCGGTGTTCCTTGCGGCCATAACAACAAACTCATCTCTGCAGCCTCCTGTTCACGTTTTCATACGCAATATGAACCCATCATACTACAGAACTTCTCCTCCGAAAACGGGAACTTTCAGTAGCCTAGCAGGCAGCATTGGTTTATAATGTCAACTAAGCTCACGTCAAGAGGAGGGTCAGAACCGCAATGAGACTGCTTCAGGACAAAATACGCCGGGAAGGCACCGTGCTCAGCCCCTCGATCTTGAAGGTCGACACGTTCTTGAATCATGGCATTGACCCGCTGCTCATGCGGGAGATCGGCCGGGAATTCGCGTCGCGCTTCGCAGGCGGAGGCATAACCAAGGTGCTGACGATCGAATCGTCCGGCATTGCTCCCGCCATGATGACCGCTCTGGAGCTCGGGGTGCCGCTCATCTTTGCACGCAAACGCAAATCGCTGACCCTCCGGGACGACGTATTCACGGAGAAGATTTACTCCTACACCAAGGAGGAAGAGAACGAAGTAACGGTTGCCCGCAAGCTGCTGCTGCCCGGCGATACGGTGCTCATCGTCGACGATTTTCTGGCGAACGGGGAAGCGGCTTCCGGGATGGCTCGCATTGCCGGACAAGCCGGGGCCCGGATCGCCGGCTTCGGCATCGTTATCGAGAAGTCGTTCCAGTCCGGCCGGCGCCGGCTGGAAGAGGAGGGCTTCCGGATCGAAGCCCTGGCACGCATCCGCTCCCTCGAGAACGGTGCCGTGACCTTCCTGGAAGAGCCGTCCGGCCCCCTTTTCTGAGCCAAAATAATCCCCTATCCATCCGCAGGACATTATGCCGGTTACCTTGGCGGCCGGGAGGAAGTACCTTTTAAATCCCCCAGTCGCGAACGCTATGTTTCCTTACGCCTGCATCACCGGAACTTCGTTAAAGCACTGCACAAAAAAGACGGAAAGCCCGGTACGCCGCTCGTTCCGATCCGCAGCATGCGTACCTCCGCCTTCCGTCTTTTCTCCATCACATCCGTAACGGCTCTCTCAACGAACCCGCCTTTGCCTTACCGTGCTTCCTTCCGCTCCTGGTCTTTGCCGTCCCAGACGACTTCCCAGTTCCGGTTCAAGGCTTCCTGAATCGTGCCCCGTTCCATGATGTAGCCCGCCAGGAGCTCCGCCATATCCGTCGGAATATCCTTCACGACCGGCTTGCCCTGGAACATCATGTAATTCCCGCCGCCGGCGGCCCGGTAGTTGTTCATGACGACATCGTATTCCCCGTCCGGGTCCAGCGGCTGCCCCTGGCGCGTCAGGCGGACGATCCGCTCCCCGACAGGCTTCGAGATGTTGATCGTGTATTCGATGCCTTCCCACATGTCGTAATTATAGTGCTGCGGCTTCGGATCGCTGAAGGCAGGGCTCACCTGGATCGGCCCTTCGCCGTGATAGGCGGCGAAGTAGCCGGCCGACTGCTCCAGCGCCGCCTTGATGTCCCGGCCGGTCACCCGGATCACCTGCAGCGTGTTCGGGTAAATATAATTGGATACGATATCCCGCATCGTGATATGCTCCGGAAACCCCGGCGAGATGTTATCGAAAAGGGCGGTGTTCGAAATCTCCGCACCCGAGAGCTCCATCTGCACCCGGTTAATGAACTCAATGAGCGGATGCTCCTTCAGGCGCACCTCCATCGGATCCAGCACGCGCATATCGCCGAGCAGCCGGCCGATCGGCTGGTCGAGCCACTGCTGCGTCAGCTCCTCGTGGGGACGAGCCAGCTCCAGAATCGCCGGATCGGGCTCCAGGCCTTCAGGCGAGAGCAGGTCCGTCTGCGCTTCCCTGATGCTCCAGCGTCCGCCTTCTTCCCGGGCCAGCGTCAGCCTTACCCGGCCGAGCCGCGCCCCGCCGCTGCCCGGCTGCACGACAGGCACCCCGGCAACCTCCACGCCGGAGATCAGCCGGTGCTGGTGGCCGGTCAGCAGCACGTCGATGCCTTCGACCTCACGGCAGAGCGCATAGCCCTGGTTCTCGCCGGTGAGCGGCTCCGTCGGCTGCCCGCTGAAGAGGTCGCGCTCGAAGCCTCCGTGATAGGCGGCGATGACGATATCGGCCCCCTCCGCTTCGCGCAGATGCCGCACCCACCGCTGCGCCGAAGCGACCGCATCCTCGAAGCGAAGGCCCCGGATGTGCTCGGCCTTTTCCCAGTTCGGGATGTACTGCGTCGTGAGACCCAGCACCGCCACCTTCACGCCGCCCTCCAGGGTGCGCAGCAGATAGGGTTGTCCGAAGAGGGGCTCACCGGTTGCCTCGTCGACCGTATTCGCGCTGAGCCAGGGGAATGCGGACTCGCGCACCGCTTTGCGCAGATGATCCATGCCATAGTTGAATTCATGGTTGCCGATGACGGCGGCATCGTAGCCGAGCTCGTTCAGGCACTGGATCATCGGGTTCGGCTGCTCCCTGCCCAGCTTGGCATGGTGGTACGCGAACGGTGTCCCCTGGATGAGATCACCGTTGTCGACGAGCAGCAGGGCGTCGGCCGCCTCCCGTTCCCTGCGGATCAGCGTGGCGATTTTGGCAAGTCCCGTCTCGGTCTCGTTATGATTCGCATATTGGATGGGCAAGATATGCCCATGAATGTCACTGGTTTCCAGTATGGTGATTGTTATTTTTTGGCTCATGGCTCTCAACTCCGCCTCTATTAGTCATTGTGTACACTATATCAAATTCAACCGGGGGAACCAATATCGACAGGACTCCTTTCCTGCCGACAAAGATCGCCCTCTTCACAAAAGATTTACTCCAGGTCCTATCCAATTTGTGGTATAGTAGTCATTGTTGATTGCACAAGCCCATTTAACAGGAGGTCAATTCCATGTTCAAGAAGTTTACGACTCTCGGTCTGTCTCTCGTACTTACGGCGGGTCTGGCAGCCGGCTGCGGTCAAAAAACAGAGAATACAACGCCCGCAGCCCCTGCAGGAGAACAGAAAGAAGCGGCGCCGGCCAAAGGCTATGTGCCGAAGGAACTGAAAGTCCAATTCGTGCCGTCGCAGAACGCCGAAACGCTCGAAGCCAAGGCGAAGCCGCTCGAGAAGCTTCTTGGGGACAAGCTCGGCATTCCGGTGAAGGTCTCCGTCTCGACGAACTACAATACGGTTATTGAGGCCATGGCCTCCAAGCAGGTGGATGTAGGCTTCCTGCCTCCGACTTCCTATGTTATGGCCCATGACGAGCGTAAGGCGGCGGACCTGCTCCTTCAGGCCCAGCGCTACGGGATCGATGATGCAACCGGAGCCGAAACGAAGGATCTCGTCGACTTCTACAAAGCCATGATCATTGTCAAGGCCGATTCCCCGATCAAGGAACTGAAGGACCTCAAGGGCAAGAAGGTCGCCTGGCAGGCCGTCACTTCCTCCGCCGGATACGTATGGCCGGCCAACGAGCTGAAGAAAGCCGGCGTTGATCCGGAGAAAGACGTAACGAGCCTTGAAGTGAAGGGCCATGACAAAGGCGTACTTGCTGTAGTTAACGGCCAGGTGGATGCCGCTGCGATCTTCCAGGATGCCCGTAACACGGTGAAGAAGGACATTCCGGACATCTTCGAGAAGACCCGCGTGCTCACCTTCACTTCCGCCATTCCGAACGATACGATCACGGTTCGCACGGACATGGACAACGAGTGGAGAGAGAAGATCGCTAAAGCGTTCATCGAGATCGGGCAGGATCCTGCCAGCCAGCAGATCATCTATGACGTCTACTCCCACCGCGGTTATGTCAAGTCGGACGACAAGAAATTCGATGTCGTACGCGAGTACAACAAGCTGATCAGCGGAAAGTAATCCGCTCCGGGCACCGGCTCACTCCGGTTCCCATGCATAGAGAAAAAGCACTGCCGCTCCGGCAGTGCTTTTTCTCTATGCCCCCCTCCGGGCCCGGTATAACGCGCGCACAAAGACACGCTATCCCTTCTTACTTCTCGAACTCCACCATCAGCTCGCCGTCCTGGACATAGGCCGTCACATGCTTGATCGGCTGCAGAATCTGCCGGCACAGCTTGCCGATACAGAGCTTGCCGGGGTTCATCCGGTTCATGGTGATCCGCCGGCCCGCCTTCAGCATCGTCTCTCCGCCGAAGTCCCCGCCCACCACATTCGCGGTAATCGTGTCCTGCGCATCGAGCTGGCTGCCCCGGCAGACGGCATCCCGGCCGAAGAACGTAATGCTCCCCCGGCAGGTCAACGTGCTCTGCAGCACCCCCTCCTTGCGGATCAGGATGTCCCCTGTAGCCTTGGCTTCCGACAGATAGCACTGGCCGACGTCGATATTCGCCCCGATCTCCTGCATGCGCTCCACCATATCGTAGGTCTCGCGCACCGTATTCTGAAGCGCGTGAATCAGATTGAACGAGTCCAGTCCGAGAATCCGGCGCGGATCGGTCAGCAGGCCGACCTGATCTCGCAGATCGTTCATCTCCTTGCTGGCCAGCCGCTGGATGCTCTTCACACAGGACAGCGTATCCGCCGCCGTCTTCGGAACGTCCTTGAATTTGCTTTCGATCAGCGTCATGAGAATCTGCCCGATCCCCACCCGCTGTCCCTTGGCCTCAATCACGCCCATAAGCAGCTGGCTCGCCTGGACAAGCCGGGCCAGCTGATCGTTCAGCGCTTTGCAGTTGGTGTAGAGCCGGTTGAACACAACGCCGTAGTATCCCGAGTAGAAGTGACTTTTGACGATGCTGCCGGTCGCCTGGATGCTCCCTGTTGCCGTCACCGTAGCCTGATAGGCAT containing:
- the pxpB gene encoding 5-oxoprolinase subunit PxpB, coding for MGDGLNGLPEQETYELYPLGESAAVVRWPGEAGERSLRRLDLAEARLKASAPAWVTEWVRAYTSITVFYDPWLVYAQMQGSGDPKSGRPVSADAGSGTLGERLLEDSLAEMDYTGGKAPADGDTGNEGTPYAWVCAWIREALSGLEQEQEAGGQPGRTVVVPALFGGEAGPDLVQVAGRTGLTPEGAVELYCSAVYTVHLIGFLPGFPYLGGLPSPLAAPRLAQPRALVPAGSIGIAGLQTGIYPVDSPGGWQLIGRTPLRLFDAERTPASLLQPGDRVRFQAVSGEELAELEREAAANGRRLE
- a CDS encoding alpha/beta hydrolase, with the protein product MSLLLWPQGTPGALGEEAEDKPTLVPYLAEGPGVKPAVIVCPGGGYARRAAHEGDPVALWLNGLGISAFVVHYRVAPYQHPHPLSDAQRAIRTVRHRAAEWNIDPARVGILGFSAGGHLASSAGTHYDAGNPESADPVERQSCRPDLLVLCYPVITFGPYTHEGSKMNLLGEGAPEELVTLMSSERQVNENTPPTFLWHTADDGAVPVENALFFASALSRSKVPFELHVYESGRHGLGLAEDHPEAHTWTQLCGTWLKKQGF
- a CDS encoding xanthine phosphoribosyltransferase, whose amino-acid sequence is MRLLQDKIRREGTVLSPSILKVDTFLNHGIDPLLMREIGREFASRFAGGGITKVLTIESSGIAPAMMTALELGVPLIFARKRKSLTLRDDVFTEKIYSYTKEEENEVTVARKLLLPGDTVLIVDDFLANGEAASGMARIAGQAGARIAGFGIVIEKSFQSGRRRLEEEGFRIEALARIRSLENGAVTFLEEPSGPLF
- a CDS encoding bifunctional metallophosphatase/5'-nucleotidase, whose translation is MSQKITITILETSDIHGHILPIQYANHNETETGLAKIATLIRREREAADALLLVDNGDLIQGTPFAYHHAKLGREQPNPMIQCLNELGYDAAVIGNHEFNYGMDHLRKAVRESAFPWLSANTVDEATGEPLFGQPYLLRTLEGGVKVAVLGLTTQYIPNWEKAEHIRGLRFEDAVASAQRWVRHLREAEGADIVIAAYHGGFERDLFSGQPTEPLTGENQGYALCREVEGIDVLLTGHQHRLISGVEVAGVPVVQPGSGGARLGRVRLTLAREEGGRWSIREAQTDLLSPEGLEPDPAILELARPHEELTQQWLDQPIGRLLGDMRVLDPMEVRLKEHPLIEFINRVQMELSGAEISNTALFDNISPGFPEHITMRDIVSNYIYPNTLQVIRVTGRDIKAALEQSAGYFAAYHGEGPIQVSPAFSDPKPQHYNYDMWEGIEYTINISKPVGERIVRLTRQGQPLDPDGEYDVVMNNYRAAGGGNYMMFQGKPVVKDIPTDMAELLAGYIMERGTIQEALNRNWEVVWDGKDQERKEAR
- a CDS encoding phosphate/phosphite/phosphonate ABC transporter substrate-binding protein, producing MFKKFTTLGLSLVLTAGLAAGCGQKTENTTPAAPAGEQKEAAPAKGYVPKELKVQFVPSQNAETLEAKAKPLEKLLGDKLGIPVKVSVSTNYNTVIEAMASKQVDVGFLPPTSYVMAHDERKAADLLLQAQRYGIDDATGAETKDLVDFYKAMIIVKADSPIKELKDLKGKKVAWQAVTSSAGYVWPANELKKAGVDPEKDVTSLEVKGHDKGVLAVVNGQVDAAAIFQDARNTVKKDIPDIFEKTRVLTFTSAIPNDTITVRTDMDNEWREKIAKAFIEIGQDPASQQIIYDVYSHRGYVKSDDKKFDVVREYNKLISGK